CCTCGTAATAGGGTTCGATGATCATGTGCACCTCGCCGAACTGGCCTGCGCCGCCCGACTGCTTCTTGTGGCGGTAGTCGGCCTGCGCGACCTTGGTGATGGTTTCGCGGTAGGGAATCTTCGGCGCGATGTATTCGTAGGCGAGTTTGTTCTCCTTCTCGATGCGCGAGCGCAGGATGTTCAGGTGGTGTTCGCCCTGACCCTGGATGATGGTCTGCTTCAACTCTTTGGAGTATTCGACCAGAATGGTCGGGTCTTCGAATTTGGCGTCGTTGAGCACCTTGCCCAGTTTCTCTTCGTCGGCCTGGTCCTTGCATTTGATGGCGGCGCGGTAGCGCGGTTCGGGGAAGGCGATCGGCTCGACGGTCACGGGAGCCGACGGGGCCGAAAGCGTGTCGTTCGTCCGCGTGCCCTTCAGCTTCACCGTGCAGCCGATGTCGCCGGCCATGAGTTCCGTGACCTTGATCCGGTTCTTGCCCGCCACGGCGAACAGCTGCGAGAGTTTTTCCTTGTTTCCGGTGCGGGTGTTCACCAGCTCCGCTCCCTCGGCGATCCTGCCTCGGATGACGCGGAAATAGGTGATCTCGCCGATATGCTGTTCCACCTGGCTCTTGAAGACGAATGCCACGGCGGGTGCGGTCTCGTCGGCCGTGATCTCCTCGCCTTCGGTCGAAAGGAATGCCGGGGCTTTCTGCGGACCGGGCGCCACGTTGATGATGAACTCCATCAGACGCTTGGTGCCGATGTCGCGTTTGCCCGAGGTGCAGAAGATGGGCATCACTTCGCGTTTCGAGACGCCGATCTTCAGGCCCGAGCGGATGTCGTCCTGCGTGAGCGTGCCTTTGTCGAAGTAGAGTTCCATCAGCGCCTCGTCGTGTTCGGCGGCCATCTCGACCAGCTCCTTGTTCAGCTCCTGGGCCTTTTCAAGCTCTTCGGCCGGAATTTCCAGCTCCTCGCGGTGGCCGTCGTTGTCCTTGAAGCGGTACATCTTCATCAGCAGTACGTCGATGAAGGCGTTGAACTCCGGACCCTGGTTGACGGGATACTGCACGATGACGGGTTTCACGCGCGACGAAGCCCGGATCGACTCGACCGTGGCCTCGAAGCTGGCCTTCTCGGCGTCCAGCTGGTTCACCACGCCGATCACGGGTTTTTGCAGCAGCCGGGCGTAGCGGGCCTGAATCTCGCTGCCCACCTCCCAGCCGTTCTGGGCGTTGAACAGGAAGACGCCCACGTCTCCGACCTTGAAGGCCGAGAAGAGGCTTCCGCAGAAGTCGTCCGAGCCGGGGCAGTCGATGATGTTCAACTTGCGGTCCATGAATTCGGTGAAGAGGATCGTCGAATAGATCGAGCGTTTGTATTCGTGCTCGATATCCGTGTTGTCCGAGAGCGTGTTGTTCGCCTCGATACTACCCCTGCGGTCGATGACCTTACCCTCGAAGGCCATCGCTTCGGCAAGGGTAGTTTTACCCGTGCCGGGCGCGCCGATGAGTACGATGTTCTTGATCTCTTTAGCTGAATAATTTTTCATATTCTCGTATGGTTTTAAGGTTTTTCGGTTAGCCGACTATAAATATACAAATTATTCGTGAAAAACAACTTCGGGAATGAAAAAATCGCCCCATGAGGGCGATTTTTCGGTCTGTCGGAACCGCGGATTCACTTTGCGGCCGCGGGACAGTAGTGCGCCAGCGCGGGCAGAACGATCCGCTCCATGACGTCGTATCCTTCGGGCGTGGGATGCACGCCGTCTTTGGTGTACTCGCTGCGCATCGAGCCGTCTCCGGCGTCCATCGCCGTGTAATAGTCGACCCAGATCAGCCCGCGGTCGGAGGCGTACCGGTGCAGCCGTGCGTTCAGGTCCCGGATTTTTTCGGGAACCGACTCGATCTCGGTCCTCCAGGGGTATTTTCCGGCCGGGAGCACGGAGCAGATGATCGGCCGGATGCCTGCGGCCATTGCCAGCTCGGCCATCGAGATGATGTTTTCGACGATGTGCTGGGTGGCGATCGGCCCGTTGTTTTGCGCCAGGTCGTTCGTCCCGGCGAGGATCACCACCGCCTGCGGATGGAGGTTGATCACGTCGGCCCGGAAGCGGCAGAGCATCTGGCCGGTGACCTGCCCGCCGATTCCGCGGCAGGCGAAATTGTTCGCCGTGAAGAATTCGGGATGGGCGTTGTCCCATCCGTCGGTGATCGAGTTGCCCATGAACACCACCGCGGGCGGGGTCGTGAGCTGCGCATTGGCTTCGGCATAGCGGCCGTAGTTGGCCCAGTCGCGCTGTTGGGCCGTCAGCAGGGCCGGAAGTGCGAGCGCGATCAGCAGAATCAGTTTTTTCATGGAGGTCGTTACTTTTTTTGAGCTTGGGTGATGTTGCGTGCGTTGCGTTCGTCGTCGCTGCGGCGGCGTTTGCCTCCGAAACGGCCGAAGAGCCATCCCGCCGCGAAGGCGGCCAGCAGGAGAATGATGTCCACGAAGACGCTCGCCAGCCACCGTTGGATGGCCGGAGCGAAATTCCAGAGCAGCAGGAAGACGATCAGGATGCCCAGCAGGCCCAGGCCGATTGTCCATTTTTTGTCCATAGTCGTATTATTGAGATTATTCTTTTTCCGCTCCGGCTAAAAGCCGGGTTTTAAAGAGGACCGAAGCGCAGTACAGGCTCCGATATGCAATTCCTGCCGTCGCCCCTAAAAAAGGCTTTTTAAGCCTTCCAGTTCTTCGACTGTGACGGGGATTTTCCGGTCGCCGATGATGCGGCTGCCCGACTCCGTCACGAGGATGTCGTCCTCGATGCGGATGCCGCCGAAATCGCGGTAGGCCTCCAGCGCGTCGTAGTCGACGATGCCCTTGTATTTCCCTTCGGCGCGGCACTTGTCGATCAGCGCGGGGATGAAGTAGAGACCCGGTTCGTCGGTCATCACGGTCCCCGGTTCGATCCGCCACGCCGCGCGGTAGACGCAGGTTCCCGACTCGGCGGCCCGTTCGGCGATCGAACCGTAGTCGAACGACCTCTCGCCCATCGCCTCGCAGTCGTGCACGTCCATGCCCAGTCCGTGGCCCAGTCCGTGGGGCATGAACATCGTCATGGCTCCTGCGGCCACGGCGTCGGCGGCCGGGCCTTTCAGCAGGCCCAGTCCGACAAGCCCTTCGGCGAGGGTCATGTAGGCGGCGTTGTGCACCTCGGTGTACATCATGTGGGGCTTCACGATGCGCGCCACGTGGTCGTGCGCCGCCAGTACGATGTTGTAAATGTCTTTTTGCTTTTGAGTGAAGCGTCCGCTCACGGGATAGGTGCGCGTGTGGTCCGAGCAGTAGCCTTCGACGGTTTCGCCGCCGGCGTCGCACAGCAGCAGCCGGCCCTCCTCCAGCACGCCGTCGGCGTTGAGGTTGTGGAGCGTCTCGCCGTGCTGCGACACGATCGACGGGAACGACACGCCCTGTCCCTGCGATTTGGCGACGCCTTCGATGGCTCCCGCGATCTGGCGTTCGACGACGCCCGGGCGGCACATCCGCATGGCCGTCGTGTGCATCTCGTAGCCGATCCGGAAGGCGCGTTCCATCTCCTCGACCTCTTCGGCGCTCTTCTTCTCGCGCATCTCCGCCACGGCGAACATCAGGTCCACCGACTTGTAGTCGTGCAGCAGCGCGGGTTTGATGCCCAGCAGCGCCGACAGCTGGAGCTTGGTCTCCCCGCGGTAGGGCGGCAGGTAGTGGACCCTGCGGCCCAGGGAGATCGCCCTGCGCAGCCGTTTTTCAAGCTCCGCCATCGGGAACGTCGCCGTGACGCCCGCTCCGGCGCCCATTTCGCGCAGCGTGGGCTGCGGTCCGGTCCAGATGATGTCCTCGACGGTGAAATCGTCGCCGTACAGCGCCTCTTCGCCCGTGTCGGCGTCGATCACGCCGACGACCGACGGCACGTTCAGCCCGAAATAGTAGCGGAACGAGGAGTCCTGCCGGAAGTAGTAGGCGTTGTTGGGATAATTGTTCGGCGAGAGCGAATTGCCCGGGAGCAGGATGATGCCGCTTCCGATCTTCGTGCGCAGCTCGTGGCGGCGCGCGGTATAGGTTTTTGCTGAAAACATAGTGTTGCTGTTTTCAGCAAATATACGAAAAACTAATTTTTAATTCTTCATTTTTCATTTTTAATTCTCTTCAGCCCTTCGGGCAGGGGCAGGCGGATGCGCGCGAGGCTGACGGCGGCCCCCGCGACGGCGAATCCGCCCGCCAGCAGCAGGGCCGTGTGGGTGCTGTTTTCGGGCACGACGTGGAACAGCAGGGCCATCAGCGCGGCGCCGGTCGTTTGTCCCGCGAGGCGTGCGGTGGCCAGCATGCCGCTCGCCGAACCGCTTCGTTCGGGCGGGGCCGAGGCGATCAGGATGCTGTTGTTGGGCGATTGGAACAGTCCGAATCCCGCGCCGCAGAGCACCAGCCGCCAGATGATGTCGAAATCGGTCGGATGCTCCGGCAGGAAGGCCAGCAGGAACAGTCCCGCGGCCATCATCGTAAGCCCCGTGCCGCCCAGCAGCCCGGCGTGAATGCGCTCGACGAGCAGCCCGGCCGCCGGGGCCACGACCATGATCACGGCGGGCCAGGCCGTCAGCAGCAGTCCCGTCTCGACGTCGTTGTAGCCGCAGGCCTGTTGCAGGTAGAAGGGCAGCGCCACCATGGCGAGCATCTGCCCGAGGAACGAGCAGACCGACGTTGCGACCGAGACCGAGAAGATCGGGATGCGCAGCAGGTCGAACGGCAGGATCGGATACGGTTCGCGCAGCTGGCCGCGGATGAAGAAGAAGCCGACGACGATGAGCGCCGCGACGCCCAGCGAGAGCACGCGCGGGTCCAGCCCGTGGGAGAAACCCTCGACCGAGGCCATCATCAGTCCGAACGTCAGGGCGTTCATCACTGCGTCGCGCCAGTCGAAGCGGTGTTCGCGCACCCGTACGGGATTCTCCGGCAGGAACCGGCGGCTGAGCGCCAGGGCGGCCAGCCCTATCGGGACGTTCACGGCGAACAGCCACGGCCAGTCGGCCGCGGAGAGGATGCCCGCCGCCAGCGTCGGCCCGGCCACCGACGAGGTGGCGACCACCGTGGCGTTGACGCCCATGCCGCGTCCCAGCCGGGCCTTGGGGTAGATGAAGCGGATCAGCGAGGTGTTGACCGAGGTGATGGCCGCGGCTCCGAACCCCTGCATGACGCGCGCCAGCACGAGGGCCTGGAGCGACCCGGAGAGCGAACAGCCCACCGACGCCACCGTGAAGAGCATCAGCCCGCCGATGTAGACCTTGCGGTAACCCACCACGTCGCCCAGCGCCGAGAGGGAGAGCAGCGAGACCATGATGGCCAGCTGGTAGGCGTTGACGATCCAGATCGAATCGGCCGCCGAGATGCCCAGCTGCTGCCCGATGGTGGGCAGGGCGACGTTGGCGACGGTCCCGTCGATCACCGAGAGCGATACGCCGAAGGCCACGGCCAGAATGGCTCCGAGCCGTTGGGGCATGGGCAGTCCGTCCGCAGGACGCTGGGGTATGTGGGGCGCGGCGTGCATTGCGACAGCAAAAGTAGGGATTTTTCCGGGCTTTTCCGGCAAAAGGCCCGGAAATTCCGGGCCTTCGTCGCACAACTGTCATATGGGCTTTTCCGTCGCGGCGGCCGGTAAGAGAGCCGTCTTCCGGGTCGGCCCGGGTTTGAACTTTTTATTTTGAATGGTTGTGGTTCACAGATTCTGTTTCCGCTGCCTTTACCGGCGGCAGCTTTCGGGGACGATGTCGCCCTCGGGCCGGACGCCCTTGAGGTGCTTGCCGAAGAACTTCTCCATGGCGCGGTAGAAGTCGAAGCGGTTCTCCTCGTTGTGGAATCCGTGGCCTTCGTTGTCCTTGACCATGTAGTCCACCTCCACGCCGCGTGCGCGCAGCGCCTCGACCATCTGGTTGCTCTCGTTGATGTTCACGCGGGGGTCGTTGGCGCCCTGAACCACCAGCAGCGGGGTCTTGATCCGCCCGGCGTTGAGCGCCGGGGAGTTTTCGCGCAGCATTTCCTGCTGCGTTTCGGGATTGCCGACCATTTCGTACATCTGGTCGAGCAGCGGCTTCCAGTAGGGAGGAATGGTGTTCAGGAACGAGAAGAGGTTCGAGACGCCTACATAGTCGATGGCGCAGGCGTAGAGGTCGGGGTCTTTGACGATGCCTTGCAGCGTGGCGTAACCGCCGTACGAGCCGCCGTAGATGGCGATCCGGGCGGGATCGGCGATGCCTTTCCCGATCAGCCAGTTCACGCCGTCGGTGATGTCGTCCTGCATCTCCTGCCCCCACTTGCCGAAGGCGATCTCCGTGAAGCGGCGGCCGAAGCCCGTCGAGCCGCGGAAGTTCATCTGCAATACGGCGTAGCCGCGGTTGGCCAGGAACTGCGCCTCGGGGTTGAAGCCCCACGAGTCGCGCGCCCACGGACCTCCGTGGGGATTCACCACCACGGGCAGGTTTTTGGCGTTGCGCAGGGTCTTGCCCACGGGCAGCGTGAGGTAACCCTCGATGCGCTCGCCGTCGCGCGCGGTGTATTCGATGGGGAGCATTTCGGCCATCTCCTCCTGTTTGATCCACGGACGCAGGTCGGCCAGTTTGGTCATCGTGTCGGTGGCGACATCGTAGATGTAGTAGGCGCCCGCCGTGCGGTCGCTGCCGGCGTAGACGATGTATTTGTCCTCGGCCTTGTCCGAACCGACGATGCCCAGTTCGTAGCCGCGCAGGTGGCGCTCCATGCGGCCGAACAGCTCGCCGGCCTCACGGTCGAAGAAGTGGCGCGTCGTCCCCTTGTGTCCTTCGTACGATACGCCGAGCAGTTTTTTCTCCTTTTCGCTGTACCAGACGCCCGCCAGGTCGTAGGTGTCGTTCGTATAGAGCACCTCTTTCTCCTCGCACGTCGCGGGGTCCATCAGCACGAGGGCGTCCTTGTCGCGTCCGAGGTTGGTGATGGCGTATACCATCCTGTTGTCGGGGGTGAACGTCGCGAAGCTGACCCCCTCCTTGAAATTGGTCGTCAGCACGGGGCGGAACTCTTCGGCCTCGCTCTCGCGGTAGCGGATCTGGGTGTTGACGCCGTCGACGACGGCGTAGGCCACGCGCAGCTTGCCGTCGTGGTCGGTCTGCCAGCCCTGCACGTCGCCGGGATTCTCGCAGAGCAGGGTTTTCTCCCCGGTGTTGAGGTTCAAACGATAGGGGTCGAATATCTGCGGGTTGCGCTCGTTCGTGCCGATGATCATCAGCGAGTCGATCTCCTCCAGCGGGTCGATGATCGTGGTCCGCACGCCCGGGACGGCGGTGTAGGCCTTCGGGTCCGTGCCGTCGATGTTGACGCCGTAGAGCTGGAAATTCTCGTCGCCGCCCGTGTCCTTGAGGTAGAGGATGCGGCTGTCGTTGGCCCAGAAGTATCCGGCCAGGTCGCGTTCTCTCTCCGAGGTGATGCGCACGGCCTCGTCCGACCCGACCTGCTGTACGAAGATGTTGCGGCGGCTCTCCCAGGGGGCCATGTAGGAGAAGTATTTTCCGTCGGGCGAAATCTGGTAGTCCGACTTTTCCGAGTTGCGGAAGAAGGTCTCCATCGGCAGCTCGGGGGCTGTTTTCGGGGTGCAGGCGACGGCCGTGGCGGCCATTGCGGCGATGATCAGGAGTTTTTTCATGGGATTTATTCGTTTGAGTTCTCTTCTTGTTTTCCGGTTTTGCGCCAGATGTTCGTCAGGCAGAGGAGCAGGACGATCGCGATCGGCAGGTTGAACCCGTGCGGCGACTGGGGGAACATCAGATGTGTGGCGACCTTCACGGCGAAAGCCGCGACGACGAGAAAAACGGTCAGAATGCGGATGACTTTTTCGATTTCCATGGGATGTCTTTTTTGTTTTCGACACTGCAAACATACGAAACAATTTTTGAAAAACAAATAATATTTATTGAAATTCGATAAATAATTTTCGATAGTTGGCCGTTTTCGGTTTTCGTGTCACGAAAAAAGGCGCACCTTTCGGATGCGCCTTCCCGTCATTGGGGGGGGACGGTCAGATCTTGAGGTATATCTTTTTCCGGTCGAGGAACCACAGCAGCAGCCAGCAGACGGCGACGTACCCCGCCGAGAGAACCACGGCGGCCGCCTCGGGCGAGAGTTTCGAAGCCAGCCCGCCGAAGAAGAACTCCGAGGTGTAGCTCACGCGGACGATCCGCTGGACCATGTAAATCGTGATCGAATTGACGCCGATGACCTTGAAGAAATAGGTCCACCGCCGCCATTGGCACACATCTATTATATAATAGAACAGCGCGAACATGCCCAGCGAGTAGGCTCCGGCGGCGAATACGAAGGCCGGAGTCCAGAGCTTCTTGTTGATCGGCTGTAACGGGTCGAGGCAGAGCGCCAGCGCCAGCAGCGCGACCGCCCCGGCGGCCATCCAGAGCGTCTTGCGGCTGCCGGAGGTCCGCTCTTCGGAGCGGCGGACGAACTCGCCCGTGAACATGCCCAGCATGGCCGTCACGATGGCCGGGAGGGTGCTCAACAGCCCTTCGGGGTCGAATCCCCTGCCGCCCAGCAGGTGCGAGGGCATGACGATTCGGTCGACGTAGCCCACGATATTGCCTTCGAGGGTCAGCGGCCCGGCCCCTCCGGCGTCGGGCGCGGCGACGAATTGCAGCAGCAGTCCGTAGCCGAGGAGGATCGCGGCGGCGATGACGGCGCGCGTGCGCACGTTGAAATTGACGAACAGCAGCGCCGCGAACATCCACGCCAGACCGATCCGGCCCAGCACGCTCGGCAGGCGCAGCGTGGCGAAGTCGAGCTTGAACAGTCCGCTGTAAACGAATCCCAGCGCCACGAGGGTCAGGCCGCGGCGGATGACTTTCAGGTAGATGCTTCGTTCGCTCATCCCTTTTTCGCGCTGTTTGGCGAGCGAGAAGGGGAACGAGATGCCCGCGATGAAGAGGAACAGCGGGAAGATGGTGTCGTGGTGGAAGAATCCGTTCCAGTCGGCGTGACCCATCTGGGCGGTCATCCAGTCGGAAAATTCTCCGGGACAGAGCTTGCACAGGGCTGTTACCAGTCCTGCGAATCCCATGATGAAGAGCATGTCGAAGCCCCGCAGGGCGTCGAGCGAAAGAAGCCGCTGCGAAGCGGCCGGTTGGGTCGGTTGAGGTTTCATCGGTATCGGGTTTCAGGTTGTTTCGGCGGGGACGAATTTGTAGAGCTGGTCGCCGCGGCGGACGACGCCGGGCGTGCGGATGGCGCAGAGTTCCCCCTGGGCGACCGACTCTGCCGGCTGTCCGTCGGGTCCGTGCAGTTCGGTGAGCGTCTGTTCGGCGACGCCCGTGGTCGCGCCGAGAAAGAAGATCGGTTCCCCGACAGCGAGCGGAGCCGCTTCGACCGACACCTCGGCTACCGAGAGCTTTCGGTAAAAGTTCGTCACCTTTCCCACATACACTTTGCGTTGGGTGGCCGACGATCCGTAGGCGGGGCTGTGCTCCACGACGGGGCGTCCGGCGTAGTAGCCTTCCCAGAAACCGCGGTTGAAAACCGTGCGGAGCCGCTCTTTCAGCTCCGCAGTTAAAGCGGGAGTGTAGGTCCCGGACTCCATCGCCTTGAGCGCCTGGTCGTAACACTCCACCACGCGTTTCACGTACTCCGCGCCGCGGGCGCGTCCCTCGATCTTCAGCACCCGGACCCCCGCGGCGATCATTTTGTCGAGGAAGTCGATGGTGCATAGGTCTTTGGGCGACAGGACGTAGCGTCCGTCGATGTCCAGCTGCGCGCCCGTCTCCTTGTCCGTGACGGTGTATTTGCGGCGGCACAGCTGGCGGCAGGCGCCGCGGTTGGCCGAGCAGTTGGTTTCGTAGAGCGAAAGGTAGCATTTGCCCGAGACGGACATGCACAGCGCGCCGTGGGCGAACATCTCGATCTCGACCAGTTCGCCCCGCGGGCCGCGGATGTCGTCCTCGACGATCCGGCGGCGGATCGCCGCCACCTGCTCCAGCGACAGTTCGCGCGCCAGCACCACCGTGTCGGCCCACTGGGCGTAGAAGCGCACCGCCTCGGAGTTCGAGATGTTGCTCTGGGTCGAGATGTGCACCTCCTGCCCGATCCGGCGGGCGTAAAGGATCGCCGCCATGTCCGAGGCGATCACGGCGTCGACACCCTCCTTTTTGGCGCGGTCGATCACGGCGTGCACGTCGGCGATCTCGTCTTCGTAGACGATCGTGTTGACCGTCAGGTAGGTCTTCACCCCGGCCTTGCGGGCCGAGGCGACGATCCGTCCCAGGTCGTCGAGCGTGAAGTTGGCCGCCGAGGCCGAACGCATGTTGAGTTTCCCGACGCCGAAATAGACGGCGTCGGCCCCGGCCCGGATGGCGGCCGCGAGCGATTCGTAACTCCCGACGGGAGCCATTATTTCAATGTCGGAGCGTTTCATCGTTCAGTTTTTCCGGTCCATCAGGCTCATGGCGTAGTCGCGCATGCGCTGTGTCCGCGAAGGGGCCACCGAAAGGGTGTCGAGGATCGACAGCGCACGTTCGAAACGCAGCTGGATCTGCTGCTCGGTCAGGCGCGGCACGTCCAGCCGGTCGTAGATCGACTTCACCTTGCCGATCTTCTCGGCGTCGGAGAGCGCCGGGTCGCGGTAGGCCGTGCGCAGCATCTCGCGCGTCGCCTCGTCGGCATGGCTCATCGCCGTGATCATCAGGTAGGTCTTCTTGCCTTCGAGGATGTCGCCCCCGATGGCTTTGCCCAGCCGCTGGTCGCCGTAGCTGTCCAGCAGGTCGTCCTGCAACTGGAATGCCAGCCCCAGCTCGACGGCGAAGCGCCGCAGGCGGCGGCAGTCCTCGTCCGAAGCGCCGCCCAGCATCGCGCCGATCACGACCGATCCGGCCAGCAGCACCGAGGTCTTCAGCTCGATCATGTGCATGTATTCGACCACCGAGACCTTGGGTTTCTGTTCGAAATCCATGTCGTACTGCTGTCCTTCGCACACCTCGAGCGCCATGGTGTTGAAGGTCGAGAGCACCTGCGGCAGCAGGTTGGCCGGGACGCTGCTCAACAGGCGGTAGGCGTAGATCATCATGGCGTCGCCCGAGAGGATGGCCACGTTCTGCCCCCATTTGGCATGGACCGAGGGCTTGCCCCGGCGCACGGCGGCGTTGTCCATGATGTCGTCGTGCAGCAGCGTGAAGTTGTGGAACACCTCGACGGCCGCAGCCGCGGGCAGCGCCTGTTTCACGTCGTCGGAGAAGATGCCGCAGGAGAGCGTCAGCAGCATGGGGCGGAGGCGTTTGCCGCCCCCGGCGAGCGAATAGCCGATCGGGGCGTATAGGAGTTCCGGTTCGGCCGGAAATTCGGTCTGGGCGAGGTAATTTTCGATGGCGGAGAGCATCTGCTCGTTGGTCTGCATAGTCTTGAATGGTACTTTTGGGTCGGAAACTGTCCCAAAAATAGGAAAAAACTTTGGAGTAGCCGAATTTTCGATTAACTTTGACAGGATAAAACTAACTTTTAACCTGAAACACGATATGAAAAAACTCGCGATCGGCGTGGACATCGGCGGCATCAACACCGCTTTCGGCCTCGTGGATGAAAACGGCGACCTCTATGCCGAATCGGTCATCTCGACCAAGAAGTACCCTTATGTTGACGACTATCCGGCTTATGTCGAGGACCTTTGCGACTCGATGCGCGCTCTGGCGCAGAGCCTTTCGTTCGAGTACGAACTGACGGGCATCGGCATCGGCGCGCCCAATGCCAACTACCACAAGGGCACGATCGAAACCCCTGCGAACCTTTGGAAGTTTAAGGAGGGCGACCCCAATCCCGACGAGTCGCGCCGCGTGTTCCCGCTGGCGGACGATATTTCGAAGTGTTTCGGCGGCGTGAAGACGCTCATTACCAACGACGCCAACGCGGCGACGATCGGCGAGATGATTTACGGCAACGCCAAGGGCATGCGCGATTTCATTATGATCACCCTCGGCACGGGTCTCGGTTCGGGATTCGTCGCCAACGGCGAGATGGTCTACGGCCACGACGGCTTCGCCGGCGAGTTCGGCCACGTGATCGTCGAGCGCAACGGCCGTGAGTGCGGCTGCGGGCGCAGGGGCTGTCTGGAGACCTATGTGTCGGCGACGGGCATCAAGCGCACGGCGTTCGAGCTGATGGCGAAGATGAACGCCCCCAGCAAACTGCGCAGCATCGCCTTCGACGACTTCGACGCCTCGATGATCTCGGCTGCCGCCGAGCAGGGCGATCCCATTGCGCTGGAGGCGTTCCGCTATACGGGCGAAATGCTGGGCCGCGCGCTGGCCGACGTGGTGACGGTGACCTCGCCCCAGGCCATTTTCCTCTTCGGCGGACTTTCGAAGGCCGGCAAGCTGATCTTCGAACCGACGCAGTGGTACATGGAGGAGAACATGCTCTTCGTCTTCAAGAACAAGGTGAAACTGCTTCCCAGCGGCATTCAGGGCAAGAACGCCGCCATCCTCGGCGCCTCGGCGCTGATCTGGCAGGAAGCCGCCAAATAGCCGGATACGGCTTGTGCCGCAAGGGCGAAGTTTCCGGACTTCGCCCTTTTTTGAAAACCGAAAACTTTAAATTCACAGCAATGAAACGTTTCTTTCTTCTGACCGTCGCGCTGCTGACGGTCTGGGCCGCGGCCGCACAGATGCGGTTCGTGGACGCCACCGAGTTGAACCTCATCGGCAAGGCCCTGCCGACGCCGCATCCCTACCACCGGATAGACACGGTCGCCTACAAGGGCTTCACCAAGGGCGAGAACCAGCAGGTGCGCTGCTCGGCGGGTCTCGCGCTGGTCTTCAAAACCAACTCCACGCGCATCGACCTGGAGCCGCAGTACACCTCGTTCGTCTACGCGGGGGCAAGCACCCCGCGGGTCGCTTCGGAGGGTTTCGACCTCTACATCCGCAAGGACGGCGAGTGGCTTTACGCCGCGTCGCGCGCCCCGAAGAAACGCGGCGAGGCCTACACGATGATCAGCCGTATGGACTCTTCGGAGAAGGAGTGCCTGTTGTACCTGCCCAATTACAGCGAGCTGACGTCGCTCCGCGTCGGGGTGGACGAGGGGGCGACGATCACCCCGATGGAGAATCCCTTCCGGCATAAGATCGTGATCTTCGGGTCGAGTTTCACGCACGGCGTCAGCACCAGCCGCGCGGGCATGAGCTACCCGATGCAGATCGGCCGCAACACGGGCCTCTACTTTTGCAGCATCGCGTGCAGCGGCAACTGCAAGCTGCAACCCTATTTCGCCGACTACCTCGGCGACGTAAAGGACGCCGACGCGATGGTTTTCGACGCCTTTTCGAATCCCGACGCGAAGATGATCGAAGAGCGGCTGATTCCCTTCATCGAACGCATCCGCGCGAAGCTGCCTTCGACGCCGCTGATCTTCGTGCAGACGATCTACCGCGAGAGCGGCAATTTCGACCTCCGTTCCCGCAAAATCGAAGAGGACAAGCGCGACATGGCCCGTCGGCAGATGGCCGAAGCCATGAAGCGTTTCGACAACGTCTATTTCGTCGACAAGGCGGACCTCACGGGAACGGACCACGTGACCTCGGCCGACGGCACGCACCCTTCGGATCTGGGCTACTGGCGCTGGGCGCAGAACCTCCAGCCCGAGTTGCTGAAGGTATTCAGGAAGTGCGGCATCCGCTGATACGGCGGGTTTTACCGGAAACAAGAGGAGGAGGCTCGCAACGAGCCTCCTCCTCTTGTTTTGCACGTGTCGGAATCGCT
This Alistipes shahii WAL 8301 DNA region includes the following protein-coding sequences:
- a CDS encoding S9 family peptidase, which encodes MAATAVACTPKTAPELPMETFFRNSEKSDYQISPDGKYFSYMAPWESRRNIFVQQVGSDEAVRITSERERDLAGYFWANDSRILYLKDTGGDENFQLYGVNIDGTDPKAYTAVPGVRTTIIDPLEEIDSLMIIGTNERNPQIFDPYRLNLNTGEKTLLCENPGDVQGWQTDHDGKLRVAYAVVDGVNTQIRYRESEAEEFRPVLTTNFKEGVSFATFTPDNRMVYAITNLGRDKDALVLMDPATCEEKEVLYTNDTYDLAGVWYSEKEKKLLGVSYEGHKGTTRHFFDREAGELFGRMERHLRGYELGIVGSDKAEDKYIVYAGSDRTAGAYYIYDVATDTMTKLADLRPWIKQEEMAEMLPIEYTARDGERIEGYLTLPVGKTLRNAKNLPVVVNPHGGPWARDSWGFNPEAQFLANRGYAVLQMNFRGSTGFGRRFTEIAFGKWGQEMQDDITDGVNWLIGKGIADPARIAIYGGSYGGYATLQGIVKDPDLYACAIDYVGVSNLFSFLNTIPPYWKPLLDQMYEMVGNPETQQEMLRENSPALNAGRIKTPLLVVQGANDPRVNINESNQMVEALRARGVEVDYMVKDNEGHGFHNEENRFDFYRAMEKFFGKHLKGVRPEGDIVPESCRR
- a CDS encoding polyprenyl synthetase family protein codes for the protein MQTNEQMLSAIENYLAQTEFPAEPELLYAPIGYSLAGGGKRLRPMLLTLSCGIFSDDVKQALPAAAAVEVFHNFTLLHDDIMDNAAVRRGKPSVHAKWGQNVAILSGDAMMIYAYRLLSSVPANLLPQVLSTFNTMALEVCEGQQYDMDFEQKPKVSVVEYMHMIELKTSVLLAGSVVIGAMLGGASDEDCRRLRRFAVELGLAFQLQDDLLDSYGDQRLGKAIGGDILEGKKTYLMITAMSHADEATREMLRTAYRDPALSDAEKIGKVKSIYDRLDVPRLTEQQIQLRFERALSILDTLSVAPSRTQRMRDYAMSLMDRKN
- a CDS encoding peptidase U32 family protein, with protein sequence MKRSDIEIMAPVGSYESLAAAIRAGADAVYFGVGKLNMRSASAANFTLDDLGRIVASARKAGVKTYLTVNTIVYEDEIADVHAVIDRAKKEGVDAVIASDMAAILYARRIGQEVHISTQSNISNSEAVRFYAQWADTVVLARELSLEQVAAIRRRIVEDDIRGPRGELVEIEMFAHGALCMSVSGKCYLSLYETNCSANRGACRQLCRRKYTVTDKETGAQLDIDGRYVLSPKDLCTIDFLDKMIAAGVRVLKIEGRARGAEYVKRVVECYDQALKAMESGTYTPALTAELKERLRTVFNRGFWEGYYAGRPVVEHSPAYGSSATQRKVYVGKVTNFYRKLSVAEVSVEAAPLAVGEPIFFLGATTGVAEQTLTELHGPDGQPAESVAQGELCAIRTPGVVRRGDQLYKFVPAETT
- a CDS encoding ROK family protein, giving the protein MKKLAIGVDIGGINTAFGLVDENGDLYAESVISTKKYPYVDDYPAYVEDLCDSMRALAQSLSFEYELTGIGIGAPNANYHKGTIETPANLWKFKEGDPNPDESRRVFPLADDISKCFGGVKTLITNDANAATIGEMIYGNAKGMRDFIMITLGTGLGSGFVANGEMVYGHDGFAGEFGHVIVERNGRECGCGRRGCLETYVSATGIKRTAFELMAKMNAPSKLRSIAFDDFDASMISAAAEQGDPIALEAFRYTGEMLGRALADVVTVTSPQAIFLFGGLSKAGKLIFEPTQWYMEENMLFVFKNKVKLLPSGIQGKNAAILGASALIWQEAAK
- a CDS encoding acyltransferase family protein yields the protein MKPQPTQPAASQRLLSLDALRGFDMLFIMGFAGLVTALCKLCPGEFSDWMTAQMGHADWNGFFHHDTIFPLFLFIAGISFPFSLAKQREKGMSERSIYLKVIRRGLTLVALGFVYSGLFKLDFATLRLPSVLGRIGLAWMFAALLFVNFNVRTRAVIAAAILLGYGLLLQFVAAPDAGGAGPLTLEGNIVGYVDRIVMPSHLLGGRGFDPEGLLSTLPAIVTAMLGMFTGEFVRRSEERTSGSRKTLWMAAGAVALLALALCLDPLQPINKKLWTPAFVFAAGAYSLGMFALFYYIIDVCQWRRWTYFFKVIGVNSITIYMVQRIVRVSYTSEFFFGGLASKLSPEAAAVVLSAGYVAVCWLLLWFLDRKKIYLKI